In the Myxocyprinus asiaticus isolate MX2 ecotype Aquarium Trade chromosome 31, UBuf_Myxa_2, whole genome shotgun sequence genome, ATTGTCAGTCTGGCAGTTAAAAGAGCACTAGTACCAACAGAAACCATTGAATAAACTAAGTTTATAACTAATAAAACAGTTAGAACCCTGGGAGTTATTATGTTGTGGTATTGTAAAGGTTTACTGATTGCTACAAATCTGTCAAATGCCATTAACATTAATATTGTATTCTCATTTGCTGCATATGAGAAAATGACAAAAGCCTGTAAGAGACATACTTCACGGGAGATTGTATGTGTATCAGACAGCAAGTCTGTCAGCAACCTTGGGAAAAAGGCAGCTGTACCATACACAGAGTTGATGGACAAACATGAAATCAGAACATACATAGGCATGTGCAATGTCCTTTCGAAACATATTGTAAGAAAAATGAGggcattaaaaaatatgatagCACAGTACAGAATAAATCCCAAACAGAAGAAAGCATATCTTTTGTACCCAAGATTTTCAAACAACATGAAGTAAAAATATGTTCCATTTTCCATTATTCAAATGGTGCCCTCACTGACCTGAGAAAAAGAGTAGAGGACATTCTTatgaattttataataataatgaacagTTTTCATTGTTATCAGCTTGGAATCACTTAAGCAACAGTCTCTTAAatataatatctatctatctatctacatatatatatatatatatatatatatatatatatatatatatatatatatatatatgtgaactTCAGAGCTACTATGATATATTCAGTCAGTTTATATAAACAGTATTGcaattcaaaatattttaaaaaagaacttgttttattttctttgatcaaaatcagtcaaatgtttcaatgccccaaaaataaacattacaaaCATTGTATTATTTGATTACCTTCTATGATACTCCTTGAAATCACCATCTTTGCATCTTGAAGGAATATGATTGGAATTAGCATGCATGAAATTATCTGTCATGTTGTTGAGGAACTGTAGGTCACAGCTCATGGTAGTATTTTTATAGCATCTAACATGTCTCAGATGACCTTTCTCTTGTGACTTATTTTCCATAAAGGACACAAACCTCCCTTGAAGGgagagttcactcaaaaatgaaaatgctctcatcatatacttaccctcatgccatcccagatgtgtatgtctttcttctgttgcacacaatcaaagatttttagaagaatatctcagctctgtaggtccatacgatgcaagtgaatggtgatcagggctttgaagctccaaaaaggagataaagtcaacataaaattaatccatgcgactccagtggtttaatcagtgtcttctgaagcaatccagttggttttgggtgagacgcatgcacagagcactataggaagtgtaattgagcttaaaatcatgatcaccaaggctGTGAAGAtggacagtgaaaaaggagttacattttggtctgttctcacccaaaacaaactggatttcttcagaagacatgaactAAACCACTGAGGTCTGATGGATTATGCTTATGCTGACttcatctgctttttggagcttcaaaagcctgatcaccattcacttgcattgtacaccAATTGTAGTAATTTTACAGCCTACATTTAGgtttaaataacaacaaaatgaaagaaaagtatGAATTTTTAGAGACTTACGTTAGCTCTGTGATCTGAATTAGTGCACATTTATAACACATTTGGGCCCACTCAAGCAATGTAAATACTAATGAATGCACATTTTTGATGCATTTAGACCCGCCCGAGTGTCACTTAGGACCCCCCAAAGCCAGCTTGAAAGGTAGGCAAGCCCTGTACATCTGCCTGAAACGCCAAAAGGACTATATAAGCAGCTCTATATAATTTATGTGCCACGTAGATTTTGCTGCTGTCCAGTTGCTGACCACTTGGCCCAGCACAATGCGCCTCTGATAGAATGAGGGCTTTCTTCATATTGCAAACGCAGCTCATGTGCTGCAATCTAAGCAGGATGGCAGTGGCCACTGTGGCCATCAACACTAACATTCGCTGAAACACTTGCAGTGTAAAGCTAAACCCATCTTGAACCTCTTTAAATACAGGCAAGCTGTTGTAGTCACCAAGTTGAGTTCCATTCCCAAAAAGGAAACCTGCTGATTAGGCACTAGAGTACTCTACGTCCAACTGAACTGGGCTGTGTTCAACTTCAAAATTGTATCCCCTTCCCTCACTAACTTCCCtccgtctcatggactcggatgtacgtcatTGCTTACATTGCACGAGTGCCCACTACTGGTGGAACCTGTGCAATGgttttaactggaacaccctaagCCCTTGATCACTTGGTGCACGTCAGTTTGTGTAATTTAGTGATTTTTACAGCTGAGAAGACAAAGGTTTCGGAGATTGACACAATAACAAATTTAGGTAAAGTTTAGTtgtgatttcagaggcttatttataaatcttgtctgttaagatttttaaatttttttattgaaattaattgTAAGAAAGGTAATCAAgttttacaaaatgaaaatagTAACATTACAATGAACATACACAGGTCagctaaaacattatgaccacctgcctaatatgctgttggtcctccacatgccaccaaaacagcaccgatcCACTGAGGCATGGAATCTATAAGACCccagaaggtgtcctgtggtatctggcaccaagacattagcagcagatccttcaagtcctgaaagttgtgaggtggagccgccgtggatcagacttgttggtccagcacatcccacagatgctcaatcggattgagatctgggaaatttggaggccagggcaacaccttgaaccctTCAtcttgttcctcaaaccattcccgatcaatgtgtgcagtgtggcagggcacattatcctgctgaaagaggt is a window encoding:
- the LOC127422102 gene encoding putative gustatory receptor clone PTE03; translation: MENGTYFYFMLFENLGYKRYAFFCLGFILYCAIIFFNALIFLTICFERTLHMPMYVLISCLSINSVYGTAAFFPRLLTDLLSDTHTISREVCLLQAFVIFSYAANENTILMLMAFDRFVAISKPLQYHNIITPRVLTVLLVINLVYSMVSVGTSALLTARLTMCGNRLFKVYCHNYEMVKLSCANTIINNVMGFFILITTVVLPLSFILYSYVKILIICRRSSAHFKSKAYETCVPHIVILLNFSIAIVSEVTLSRIVNVELPIALSIVFSLEFLIVPPILNPIVYAFNLPDIRKNILRLKASR